Proteins found in one Bradysia coprophila strain Holo2 chromosome X unlocalized genomic scaffold, BU_Bcop_v1 contig_35, whole genome shotgun sequence genomic segment:
- the LOC119069494 gene encoding esterase FE4-like, producing MKHLTLIVLSLFLTGCWSYQVIGELRKQINDGVILGRYMTSQTGRQISGFIGIPFASPPVGNLRFRAPQRVAPWNGTLLTQNQRSKCPQIDALRGSTVVEGNEDCLYVNVYVPETAGNTRLDVVVWIHGGGFTLGDSGPNTYGPDYLLEHDIILVAGNYRLGALGFLSTEDRNSPGNFGLKDQAFLLQWVQDNIEHFGGNKDSVTIWGESAGAASVAYQMISPLSQGLFHRGISNSGGLVGPARPDVGRARATSLAQLMSCPVLDDTSAIVECLRQVSPEDMIYSGVSFPIVVESFESDEPAFIDQRNYNNRFSDFAAIPWLVGMNSEESLLSLGAVVENDAALSVLLSDWDSRLPATFGYSHLDEDSRVNITRRINEFYFGNEATPTLQMDRQQLMNLFTDTYLTFVDSVRQRVQDIRHSSTYLYLFTHKGTASFSRTTRYQGTSHADDLIPLFPLRKTVFYSSIPTNEDRELIEVMPLLWTNFAKFGNPTPVDGTTTPNWPPVTSSSFASMQYMQIGNENGRLDNEVLTVKTDYNSARAEFWMSIREDYNLNSWLLVA from the exons GTCCACCGGTCGGCAATCTACGCTTTCGAGCACCACAAAGAGTAGCACCATGGAACGGGACTCTTTTAACACAAAACCAGCGATCGAAATGTCCTCAAATTGATGCGTTAAGGGGTTCCACTGTTGTGGAAGGCAACGAAGATTGTTTGTACGTAAACGTTTATGTACCGGAAACTGCTGGTAATACCAGACTAGACGTCGTTGTATGGATTCATGGAGGG GGTTTCACTTTGGGTGACAGTGGTCCAAACACTTACGGACCAGATTATTTACTCGAGCATGATATTATCCTTGTAGCTGGTAATTATCGTCTCGGTGCACTTGGATTTCTATCGACTGAAGATCGCAACAGTCCTGGAAATTTTGGACTAAAAGATCAGGCCTTCCTGCTGCAATGGGTGCAAGATAACATTGAACATTTCGGTGGAAATAAGGATTCCGTCACAATATGGGGAG aatcaGCCGGTGCAGCTTCCGTTGCTTATCAAATGATTTCACCGTTATCACAAGGACTTTTTCACAGAGGCATTTCAAATAGTGGAGGATTAGTTGGGCCTGCACGACCAGATGTTGGTAGAGCACGCGCAACGTCGTTGGCTCAGCTAATGAGCTGTCCTGTACTTGACGATACTTCCGCAATCGTCGAATGTTTACGACAAGTGTCACCAGAAGACATGATTTACTCAGGTGTCTCTTTTCCAATCGTAGTAGAATCTTTCGAATCTGATGAGCCGGCATTCATTGATCAACGCAACTATAACAATCGTTTTTCCGATTTTGCTGCCATTCCATGGTTGGTAGGAATGAATAGTGAGGAAAGTCTGTTGAGTTTGGGCG CGGTTGTGGAAAACGATGCAGCCCTGAGCGTGTTACTAAGTGACTGGGATTCAAGACTTCCAGCCACATTCGGTTATAGCCATTTGGATGAAGACTCACGTGTCAATATAACAAGACGTATAAACGAATTCTATTTCGGGAATGAGGCCACGCCAACCCTACAAATGGATAGGCAACAGCTCATGAAT TTGTTCACAGACACATATCTAACATTCGTTGATTCGGTTCGGCAACGAGTTCAAGATATTCGCCATAGCAGTACGTATCTGTACTTGTTCACCCACAAAGGGACAGCTAGCTTCAGTAGAACAACACGATATCAAGGAACTTCACACGCTGATGACCTAATTCCACTGTTCCCACTCCGAAAGACTGTTTTTTACAGTTCGATCCCTACCAATGAAGACAGAGAACTGATTGAAGTCATGCCTCTTTTGTGGACGAACTTTGCTAAATTCGG AAATCCTACGCCCGTTGACGGAACAACCACTCCGAATTGGCCACCAGTGACCAGCAGTTCTTTTGCATCCATGCAGTACATGCaaattggaaatgaaaatggacGTTTGGATAATGAAGTGCTGACAGTAAAAACAGATTACAATTCGGCTCGAGCCGAATTTTGGATGAGTATTCGAGAAGATTACAATCTTAATTCGTGGCTTCTTGTAGCTTGA
- the LOC119069492 gene encoding esterase FE4-like: MNFLTIFLLAVSVQFCLSFEDTEDLTLHINDGEILGRYMTSESGRVVKAFMGIPFASPPVGNLRFRAPQRVEPWNVTLLTQNEHPKCPQIDTFFGGATPTIEGEENCLFLNVYVPETSTGEPLDVLVWIHGGAFVLGTAGVSSYGPDYLLDHDVIVVAGNYRLGMLGFLSTEDRVSPGNFGLKDQSFLLQWVQENIHHFGGNNDSVTIWGESAGGASVHYQMISPMSRGLFHKAILNSGTLNNGWCDPARTGVARRQAFNLAEHVGCRTNDTTTEEIVECLRGTSIQDILSYSASAPFPVVENFEADEMAFIGERNFDDLHSNSVEIPMLLGMNTEEGLLNIATPLSNSLVLDNLITTWDQTLASSFGFGHLSGSEQEAVTNKLNAFYFGRETTPTNQLDRNHLVDLFTDGGFIGIVETIRHRLSHSNHNHTYVYLYTQKGTAGFSAATEFFGTSHADDLIPLFPMRKVAFYSTIPSEHDRELTRLMTLMWTNFVKTGNPTPDSTATPIWPLATHFPLDYMQIGNENGKFDSQILQPRVDYYSHRANFWMELRDEHRISSWLHDSSSSAGRYSVSLVGLLLTMMCMHFV; this comes from the exons atgaattttctgaCAATATTTCTCCTCGCTGTTTCTGTGCAATTTTGCTTGTCTTTCGAAGACACAGAAGACTTAACGTTACACATTAACGATGGAGAGATTCTCGGCCGGTACATGACATCCGAATCGGGTAGGGTCGTTAAGGCATTCATGGGAATCCCATTCGCTAGTCCGCCTGTGGGTAATTTACGCTTCAGAGCACCGCAAAGAGTTGAACCCTGGAACGTCACTCTTTTGACACAGAATGAACACCCGAAATGTCCGCAAATTGACACGTTCTTTGGTGGGGCAACGCCTACCATCGAAGGCGAAGAAAactgtttgtttttgaatgTGTATGTGCCAGAAACGAGTACTGGTGAACCGTTAGATGTTCTTGTGTGGATTCATGGTGGA GCCTTTGTCTTGGGTACAGCAGGAGTTTCATCTTATGGACCTGATTATTTGCTGGATCATGACGTTATAGTGGTAGCTGGAAATTATCGACTTGGTATGCTAGGATTTCTATCCACCGAAGATAGAGTTAGTCCCGGCAATTTCGGATTAAAAGATCAGTCCTTTCTGCTACAGTGGGTGCAAGAGAACATCCACCACTTTGGCGGTAACAATGATTCAGTAACGATATGGGGAG AATCGGCTGGTGGAGCGTCCGTTCATTATCAAATGATTTCCCCAATGTCTCGTGGCTTGTTCCACAAAGCAATATTGAACAGTGGTACCTTGAACAATGGTTGGTGTGATCCGGCACGAACTGGGGTAGCAAGGCGACAAGCATTCAATCTCGCAGAACATGTCGGTTGTCGGACAAATGATACAACCACCGAAGAAATTGTTGAATGTTTACGGGGCACATCGATACAGGATATTTTAAGTTATAGTGCGTCAGCTCCATTCCCGgttgttgaaaatttcgaaGCTGACGAGATGGCATTCATTGGGGAACGGAATTTCGATGATCTTCACTCGAATTCAGTAGAAATACCAATGCTGCTTGGCATGAACACAGAGGAGGGACTGTTGAATATAGCCA CACCCCTAAGTAACAGCTTGGTCCTCGACAATTTAATCACGACTTGGGATCAAACTTTAGCGAGTTCGTTTGGCTTTGGCCATTTGAGTGGGAGTGAACAAGAAGCAGTGACGAACAAGCTTAACGCTTTCTATTTCGGAAGGGAAACAACCCCAACCAATCAACTGGACAGAAACCACCTAGTTGAC CTATTCACTGACGGCGGATTCATCGGAATTGTAGAAACTATTCGGCATCGGTTGAGCCATAGCAACCACAACCACACATACGTTTATCTTTACACTCAGAAAGGAACAGCCGGTTTTAGCGCAGCAACTGAATTCTTTGGAACATCGCACGCAGACGATTTAATTCCTCTTTTTCCGATGCGTAAGGTAGCATTTTACAGCACAATTCCATCGGAACATGACAGAGAACTTACCAGACTCATGACTTTGATGTGgacgaatttcgtcaaaactGG CAATCCCACACCCGACAGTACAGCGACACCGATTTGGCCGCTAGCCACACATTTTCCTCTCGATTACATGCAAATCGGAAACGAAAACGGAAAGTTCGACAGTCAAATATTACAACCGAGAGTGGATTATTATTCGCACAGGGCTAACTTTTGGATGGAACTGAGGGACGAGCATCGTATCAGTTCTTGGTTACATGATTCATCCAGCAGCGCTGGTCGTTACTCAGTATCACTGGTTGGACTACTGTTGACGATGATGTGCATGCATTTTGTATAA